One window from the genome of Nocardioides conyzicola encodes:
- a CDS encoding sugar ABC transporter permease, producing MTALLARLPRRVPLGPIVFLLPMLLVFGLFSWWPIVRSFVMSVQQTNLVTPAEFVGLDNFRAVLDDPLLATAVQNTAWFAVLALVIGYPVPLVLAVVMSDVRRARGLYSLLAYLPVVVPPAVAVLLWRFFYDAEPTGVFNTILGWVGLGPVPWLEDPSWAMPSLVLEATWAAAGGTVIIYLAALVSVPPELYDAAEADGAGILAKVWHVTLPHLRGIMLITLILQIIGTSQVFLEPYLFTDGGPDNATLTVLLLVYDYAFANTTGGDYGKATALSLMLAGGLAVLSVVYFRVTRRWAE from the coding sequence ATGACCGCGCTCCTCGCCAGACTGCCCCGCCGGGTCCCCCTCGGGCCGATCGTCTTCCTGCTGCCGATGCTGCTGGTCTTCGGTCTCTTCTCGTGGTGGCCGATCGTCCGCTCGTTCGTGATGAGCGTGCAGCAGACCAACCTCGTCACGCCGGCGGAGTTCGTCGGCCTCGACAACTTCCGGGCGGTGCTCGACGACCCGCTGCTGGCGACCGCGGTGCAGAACACGGCCTGGTTCGCCGTGCTCGCCCTGGTCATCGGCTACCCGGTGCCGCTGGTGCTCGCGGTGGTGATGAGCGACGTACGCCGCGCCCGCGGCCTCTACTCCCTCCTCGCCTACCTGCCGGTGGTCGTGCCGCCCGCCGTCGCCGTGCTGCTGTGGCGGTTCTTCTACGACGCGGAGCCGACCGGCGTCTTCAACACGATCCTCGGCTGGGTCGGGCTCGGACCCGTGCCCTGGCTGGAGGACCCGAGCTGGGCGATGCCCTCGCTCGTCCTCGAGGCGACCTGGGCCGCGGCCGGAGGCACCGTGATCATCTACCTGGCGGCCCTCGTCTCGGTGCCGCCCGAGCTCTACGACGCGGCCGAGGCGGACGGCGCCGGCATCCTGGCCAAGGTCTGGCACGTGACGCTCCCGCACCTGCGCGGCATCATGCTGATCACCCTGATCCTGCAGATCATCGGGACGTCCCAGGTCTTCCTGGAGCCCTACCTCTTCACCGACGGCGGGCCGGACAACGCCACCCTGACGGTGCTCCTGCTCGTCTACGACTACGCGTTCGCCAACACCACCGGCGGCGACTACGGCAAGGCGACCGCGCTCAGCCTGATGCTCGCGGGCGGTCTCGCGGTGCTGTCGGTCGTCTACTTCCGGGTGACCCGGAGGTGGGCCGAGTGA
- a CDS encoding carbohydrate ABC transporter permease → MSTGPRLRRRRTPSGESRTITSAFERRRPGTRLARTLLNGGLLLFLVIACLGPILWLAKSAITPTQDTLRYPLALWPHGTDWENLRTAWVEIDLKLYFWNTVVIALGSWATQMTVAVTAGYALSILRPRGSRVLYGLVLATMFVPAVVLLVPLYLTVLDLPFTHWNLVNTYWGAFLPAGASAFNVALVKRFFDNLPREVIDAARVDGCGDFRLFLHIVLPMSRPVLGVVSVFAVLAAWKDFVWPLVVLPDPAKQPLSVRLPRLAAVTELDVVLAALLISCALPIAFFLVFQRLFLRGGLEGAVKG, encoded by the coding sequence GTGAGCACCGGGCCGCGCCTCCGGCGACGTCGTACGCCGTCCGGCGAGTCCCGCACCATCACGTCGGCCTTCGAGCGCCGACGGCCGGGCACCCGCCTCGCCCGCACCCTGCTCAACGGTGGGCTGCTGCTGTTCCTCGTCATCGCGTGCCTCGGCCCGATCCTGTGGCTGGCGAAGTCGGCGATCACCCCGACCCAGGACACGCTGCGCTACCCGCTGGCGCTGTGGCCCCACGGGACGGACTGGGAGAACCTGCGGACCGCCTGGGTCGAGATCGACCTCAAGCTCTACTTCTGGAACACGGTCGTCATCGCGCTCGGGTCGTGGGCGACCCAGATGACCGTGGCGGTGACCGCGGGCTACGCGTTGTCGATCCTGCGTCCGCGAGGCAGCCGCGTCCTGTACGGCCTGGTGCTCGCCACGATGTTCGTGCCCGCGGTCGTCCTGCTGGTGCCGCTCTACCTGACGGTGCTCGACCTGCCGTTCACGCACTGGAACCTGGTCAACACCTACTGGGGCGCGTTCCTCCCGGCCGGCGCCAGCGCGTTCAACGTGGCCCTGGTCAAGCGGTTCTTCGACAACCTCCCGCGCGAGGTGATCGACGCGGCCCGGGTCGACGGCTGCGGCGACTTCCGGCTCTTCCTCCACATCGTGCTGCCGATGTCGCGCCCGGTGCTCGGGGTGGTCTCCGTCTTCGCCGTGCTGGCCGCCTGGAAGGACTTCGTCTGGCCGCTCGTGGTGCTGCCCGACCCGGCGAAGCAGCCGCTCTCGGTCCGGCTCCCCCGCCTCGCCGCCGTGACCGAGCTGGACGTCGTCCTGGCCGCCCTGCTGATCTCGTGCGCCCTGCCGATCGCCTTCTTCCTGGTCTTCCAGCGGCTCTTCCTGCGCGGCGGGCTGGAGGGAGCGGTCAAGGGTTGA
- a CDS encoding catalase, whose protein sequence is MPDLPQPNDGTSIATAPSDEAQLGSTTDTGAPAPSDRNSLTVGPDGPIVLHDVHFLNQMAHFNRERVPERNVHAKGSGAFGEFETTEDVSAYTKAALFQPGVKTEMLARFSTVAGEMGSPDTWRDPRGFALKFYTSEGNYDLVGNNTPVFFIRDTMKFPHFIRSQKRRGGSGLRDNNMQWDFWSLNPESAHQVTYLMGDRGIPKSYRHMNGYGSHTYLWINAAGEKHWVKYHFHTDQGVEGLTDEDATRIAGEDADFHRRDLYETIAKGDFPSWTLSIQAMPYDDAKTYRINPFDLTKIWPHSDYPLIKVGTMTLNRNPDNFFAQIEQAAFEPSALVPGIGFSPDKMLLGRAFSYADTHRHRIGPNYLQLPVNRPKVEVNTYTQDGAMAYEHRGDDPVYAPNSFGRGYADQVGEVDPGWETDGAMVRQAYTLRADDDDFAQAGTLVREVWDDEIRANFVKTVAGHLLGGVEGDVLERAFQYWRNVDADTAKQIEELVRADADLGAPGAQDDQAKADAADPVGETDTHAG, encoded by the coding sequence ATGCCTGACCTGCCCCAGCCGAACGACGGCACCTCGATCGCGACGGCTCCCTCGGACGAGGCGCAGCTCGGATCGACCACCGACACCGGTGCTCCGGCACCCAGCGACCGCAACTCGTTGACGGTCGGGCCGGACGGTCCGATCGTGCTGCACGACGTGCACTTCCTCAACCAGATGGCGCACTTCAACCGCGAGCGCGTGCCCGAGCGCAACGTGCACGCCAAGGGCTCCGGCGCCTTCGGCGAGTTCGAGACGACCGAGGACGTGTCGGCGTACACGAAGGCCGCGCTCTTCCAGCCCGGCGTGAAGACCGAGATGCTCGCCCGGTTCTCGACCGTCGCCGGTGAGATGGGCTCGCCCGACACCTGGCGCGACCCGCGCGGCTTCGCGCTGAAGTTCTACACGTCCGAGGGCAACTACGACCTCGTCGGCAACAACACCCCGGTCTTCTTCATCCGCGACACCATGAAGTTCCCGCACTTCATCCGCTCCCAGAAGCGCCGCGGCGGCTCCGGCCTGCGCGACAACAACATGCAGTGGGACTTCTGGAGCCTCAACCCGGAGTCGGCCCACCAGGTGACCTACCTGATGGGCGATCGCGGCATCCCGAAGTCGTACCGGCACATGAACGGCTACGGCTCGCACACCTACCTGTGGATCAACGCCGCCGGCGAGAAGCACTGGGTGAAGTACCACTTCCACACCGACCAGGGCGTCGAGGGCCTCACCGACGAGGACGCCACCCGGATCGCCGGCGAGGACGCCGACTTCCACCGCCGCGACCTCTACGAGACGATCGCGAAGGGCGACTTCCCGTCGTGGACGCTGTCGATCCAGGCGATGCCGTACGACGACGCGAAGACCTACCGGATCAACCCGTTCGACCTCACCAAGATCTGGCCGCACAGCGACTACCCGCTGATCAAGGTCGGCACGATGACGCTCAACCGCAACCCGGACAACTTCTTCGCGCAGATCGAGCAGGCGGCGTTCGAGCCATCCGCGCTGGTCCCGGGGATCGGCTTCTCGCCCGACAAGATGCTGCTGGGCCGCGCGTTCTCGTACGCCGACACGCACCGCCACCGGATCGGTCCCAACTACCTGCAGCTGCCGGTCAACCGCCCCAAGGTCGAGGTGAACACCTACACCCAGGACGGGGCGATGGCCTACGAGCACCGCGGCGACGACCCGGTCTACGCACCCAACTCCTTCGGCCGCGGGTACGCCGACCAGGTCGGAGAGGTCGACCCCGGCTGGGAGACCGACGGCGCGATGGTCCGCCAGGCGTACACGCTGCGCGCGGACGACGACGACTTCGCGCAGGCCGGCACCCTGGTGCGGGAGGTCTGGGACGACGAGATCCGGGCCAACTTCGTGAAGACCGTCGCCGGCCACCTGCTCGGTGGCGTCGAGGGTGACGTGCTCGAGCGGGCGTTCCAGTACTGGCGCAACGTCGACGCCGACACCGCCAAGCAGATCGAGGAGCTCGTCCGAGCCGACGCCGACCTGGGCGCCCCGGGAGCCCAGGACGACCAGGCCAAGGCGGACGCCGCCGACCCGGTCGGGGAGACGGACACCCACGCGGGCTAG
- a CDS encoding ABC transporter substrate-binding protein/permease — MPLTRPLLLLALVWGALLGFATPSYAGDAPATPVVRVGTEGTYPPFTYRDPKTNQLTGFDIEVMKAVGEEAGWDVRFVEAPFDSLFPALDSKRIDVIANQVTINPDREARYLFSTPYTYSHGVIVTQKDNDDITTLADLKGRTTAQTASSNWAEVARKAGADVKYVQDFGPGVELLTQGRVDAIVNDNIAVLDYLATSGTTDVKIAGDAGDEVLEQALTFRQADPQLQQQADAALKALADDGTLAKISKKYFDADVTVKEGSEDVKVKGSDSRTRWQVLTDTAPKMLAGLVKGTIPLTVVSFLVGLALAVLAALARLSSIRPLDWIARFYISVIRGTPLLVQLFLVFFGLGQVGIKLDPYVAAGIAFSLNVGGYAAEIVRASILSVPRGQYEAATVIGMEYWQSMRRIVLPQAARIAVPPLSNTLLSLIKDTSLASLILVPELFHEANIAAALSTEYLPLYALAAFYYWVVCYLVTLAQAPLERRLSRHMA, encoded by the coding sequence GTGCCCCTGACCCGACCGTTGCTGCTGCTCGCCCTCGTGTGGGGCGCGCTGCTCGGCTTCGCGACCCCGTCGTACGCCGGTGACGCCCCGGCCACGCCGGTCGTCAGGGTGGGGACGGAGGGCACCTACCCGCCCTTCACCTACCGCGACCCGAAGACCAACCAGCTCACCGGCTTCGACATCGAGGTGATGAAGGCGGTCGGCGAGGAGGCGGGCTGGGACGTCCGGTTCGTGGAGGCGCCGTTCGACTCCCTCTTCCCGGCCCTGGACTCGAAGCGGATCGACGTCATCGCCAACCAGGTGACGATCAACCCCGACCGCGAGGCGCGCTACCTCTTCAGCACGCCGTACACCTACTCGCACGGCGTGATCGTGACGCAGAAGGACAACGACGACATCACCACGCTCGCCGACCTGAAGGGCCGCACGACGGCCCAGACGGCCAGCAGCAACTGGGCCGAGGTCGCACGCAAGGCCGGGGCGGACGTGAAGTACGTCCAGGACTTCGGCCCCGGCGTCGAGCTCCTGACCCAGGGGCGCGTCGATGCGATCGTCAACGACAACATCGCGGTCCTCGACTACCTCGCTACGTCCGGCACCACGGACGTCAAGATCGCCGGCGACGCAGGCGACGAGGTCCTCGAGCAGGCCCTGACCTTCCGCCAGGCGGACCCGCAGCTGCAGCAGCAGGCTGACGCCGCGCTGAAGGCCCTGGCCGACGATGGCACCCTCGCGAAGATCTCGAAGAAGTACTTCGACGCCGACGTCACCGTCAAGGAGGGGTCAGAGGACGTCAAGGTCAAGGGCTCCGACTCGCGGACCCGGTGGCAGGTCCTGACCGACACCGCTCCCAAGATGCTCGCCGGCCTGGTCAAGGGCACGATCCCGCTCACGGTGGTCAGCTTCCTGGTCGGTCTGGCCCTCGCGGTGCTGGCCGCGCTCGCCCGGCTCTCGTCGATCCGCCCCCTCGACTGGATCGCCCGCTTCTACATCTCGGTCATCCGCGGCACCCCGCTCCTGGTGCAGCTCTTCCTGGTCTTCTTCGGCCTCGGCCAGGTCGGCATCAAGCTGGACCCGTACGTCGCCGCCGGGATCGCCTTCAGCCTCAACGTCGGCGGGTACGCCGCCGAGATCGTCCGCGCCTCGATCCTCTCGGTGCCGCGCGGGCAGTACGAAGCCGCCACGGTGATCGGGATGGAGTACTGGCAGTCGATGCGACGCATCGTCCTCCCGCAGGCCGCGCGGATCGCCGTACCGCCGCTCTCCAACACGTTGCTCTCGCTGATCAAGGACACCTCGCTGGCCTCGCTGATCCTGGTGCCCGAGCTGTTCCACGAGGCGAACATCGCGGCAGCACTCAGCACGGAGTACCTCCCTCTCTACGCACTGGCCGCGTTCTACTACTGGGTGGTCTGCTACCTGGTCACGCTGGCGCAGGCGCCCCTCGAACGACGACTGAGCAGGCACATGGCATGA
- a CDS encoding amino acid ABC transporter ATP-binding protein has product MTDLIEVRGLEKSFGDQQVLKGVDFTATAGTVSVLLGPSGSGKTTILRSLNVLETPDAGLVRISDSSVDFGAPPKDKATYRREVRALRARSGMVFQSHNLFPHKTVLGNLVEGPVQVQGRSPDEATEAARALLDQVGLAGREDAYPAQLSGGQQQRVGIARALALNPEVLLLDEPTSALDPELVGEVLAVIRDLADRNWTLVIVTHEVRFARDVADQVLFLDGGVVAERGGAEVLTDPREERTQRFLSRVLDAG; this is encoded by the coding sequence ATGACCGACCTGATTGAGGTACGCGGGCTCGAGAAGTCCTTCGGCGACCAGCAGGTGCTGAAGGGAGTCGACTTCACGGCCACCGCCGGCACGGTCTCGGTCCTGCTCGGTCCCTCCGGGTCGGGCAAGACCACGATCCTGCGGTCGCTCAACGTGCTCGAGACCCCGGACGCCGGGCTGGTGCGCATCAGCGACTCGTCGGTCGACTTCGGCGCCCCGCCGAAGGACAAGGCGACCTACCGTCGTGAGGTGAGGGCGCTTCGCGCCCGCAGCGGCATGGTCTTCCAGTCCCACAACCTCTTCCCGCACAAGACCGTCCTCGGCAACCTGGTCGAGGGCCCGGTCCAGGTGCAGGGCCGATCACCCGACGAGGCCACCGAGGCCGCCCGCGCGCTGCTCGACCAGGTCGGCCTCGCCGGCCGCGAGGACGCCTACCCGGCGCAGCTCTCCGGTGGGCAGCAGCAACGCGTCGGCATCGCCCGTGCCCTCGCCCTCAACCCCGAGGTGCTGCTGCTGGACGAGCCGACCTCTGCCCTCGATCCCGAGCTCGTCGGCGAGGTCCTCGCCGTCATCCGCGACCTGGCGGACCGCAACTGGACCCTGGTCATCGTCACCCACGAGGTCCGCTTCGCCCGCGACGTCGCCGACCAGGTGCTCTTCCTCGACGGCGGTGTCGTCGCCGAGCGCGGTGGTGCCGAGGTGCTCACCGATCCCCGCGAGGAGCGCACTCAGCGCTTCCTGTCCCGGGTGCTCGACGCGGGCTAG
- a CDS encoding FAD-dependent oxidoreductase: MTDLPSRAQVVIVGGGVIGTSVAYHLTKLGWTDVLLLEQGTLSCGTTWHAAGLVGPLRASESGTRLVQYSADLYESLEAETGLATGYRNVGGVIVARTEDRMVQLRRTAANATAYDMDCELISPARAQELWPAMRVDDLLGAIWLPGDGKVNPSDVTQSLAKGARQRGARIVERVRVTGFDVEDGPAGRRVTGVVTDRGTVEAEVVVNCAGQWAKALGDLVGVPVPLHSAEHFYVVTEAIEGVHPDLPIMRDPDGWTYFKEETGGLVVGGFEPEAKPWRSPDDLPYPFEFQLLAEDWEHFSVLMDEALRRIPALEETGIRKFYNGPESFTPDNQFLLGEAPGLRGFFVGAGFNSVGIASAGGAGRALAEWIVAGGAQDDLVAVDVRRFAPLHADNGWLRSRVAEVLGLHYAVPWPNRELESARPQRVSPVHQRTAAAGALFGTRMGWERPNVFGPSLEYSWGKPSWLPWSAAEQRATRQDVAVFDQTSFSKYVVEGPDALAGLQWVCAADVDVPVGGCVYTPFLNARGTYEADLTVTRTGADEFLLVSSSATTVRDLDWLARHGVPARDVTESFSVLGVMGPRSRSLLASLSADDWSDEGFPFATSREVTIAGVEVRATRMTYVGEVGWELMVPVADAVTVYDAVVAGGATDAGYYAIESLRLEKGYRAFGRELTPDYGPVEAGLVFATALKGDKDFLGRAALTAHRESLATGGPRRRLVSLVVESPDPMLWGGELLLLDGAPVGQVTSAAWGKTVGSCVGLGYLRHDGPVTSDWLASGAFEVDVAGERYAVRPSLKAPL, from the coding sequence GTGACCGACCTTCCCTCCCGCGCGCAGGTCGTGATCGTCGGCGGCGGCGTCATCGGGACCTCCGTGGCCTACCACCTGACGAAGCTCGGCTGGACCGACGTGCTGCTGCTCGAGCAGGGCACGCTCTCGTGCGGGACGACCTGGCACGCCGCCGGGCTGGTCGGGCCGCTGCGGGCGTCGGAGAGCGGGACCCGGCTGGTGCAGTACTCCGCCGACCTCTACGAGTCCCTGGAGGCCGAGACCGGGCTGGCGACCGGCTACCGCAACGTCGGGGGCGTGATCGTGGCGCGGACCGAGGACCGGATGGTCCAGCTGCGGCGCACGGCGGCCAACGCGACGGCGTACGACATGGACTGCGAGCTGATCTCGCCGGCGCGGGCGCAGGAGCTGTGGCCGGCGATGCGGGTCGACGACCTGCTCGGCGCGATCTGGCTGCCCGGCGACGGCAAGGTCAACCCGTCCGACGTCACCCAGTCGCTGGCCAAGGGCGCGCGGCAGCGCGGGGCGCGGATCGTCGAGCGGGTGCGGGTCACCGGCTTCGACGTCGAGGACGGACCGGCCGGGCGTCGGGTGACCGGCGTCGTCACCGACCGGGGCACGGTGGAGGCCGAGGTGGTCGTCAACTGCGCCGGCCAGTGGGCGAAGGCGCTCGGCGACCTCGTCGGCGTCCCCGTCCCGCTCCACTCCGCCGAGCACTTCTATGTCGTCACCGAGGCGATCGAGGGCGTGCACCCGGACCTGCCGATCATGCGCGACCCGGACGGCTGGACGTACTTCAAGGAGGAGACCGGCGGGCTGGTCGTCGGTGGCTTCGAGCCCGAGGCCAAGCCGTGGCGCTCGCCCGACGACCTGCCCTACCCCTTCGAGTTCCAGCTGCTGGCCGAGGACTGGGAGCACTTCTCGGTGCTGATGGACGAGGCGCTGCGGCGCATCCCGGCGCTGGAGGAGACCGGGATCCGCAAGTTCTACAACGGACCGGAGTCGTTCACGCCCGACAACCAGTTCCTCCTCGGTGAGGCTCCCGGGCTGCGCGGCTTCTTCGTCGGCGCCGGCTTCAACTCCGTCGGGATCGCGTCCGCCGGCGGTGCCGGGCGGGCGCTGGCCGAGTGGATCGTCGCCGGCGGGGCCCAGGACGACCTGGTGGCGGTCGACGTACGCCGGTTCGCCCCGCTGCACGCCGACAACGGCTGGCTCCGCTCCCGGGTCGCCGAGGTGCTCGGGCTGCACTACGCCGTGCCGTGGCCCAACCGTGAGCTGGAGTCGGCGCGGCCCCAGCGGGTCTCGCCCGTGCACCAGCGCACGGCTGCCGCGGGCGCGCTCTTCGGGACCCGGATGGGCTGGGAGCGGCCCAACGTCTTCGGCCCCTCGCTCGAGTACTCGTGGGGCAAGCCGTCCTGGCTGCCGTGGTCGGCCGCCGAGCAGCGGGCCACCCGCCAGGACGTCGCGGTCTTCGACCAGACCTCCTTCTCCAAGTACGTCGTCGAGGGCCCGGACGCGCTGGCCGGGCTGCAGTGGGTGTGTGCCGCCGACGTCGACGTGCCGGTCGGGGGCTGCGTCTACACGCCGTTCCTCAACGCTCGCGGGACCTACGAGGCCGACCTGACGGTCACCCGCACCGGAGCGGACGAGTTCCTGCTGGTGTCGAGCTCGGCGACGACGGTGCGTGACCTGGACTGGCTGGCCCGGCACGGCGTACCCGCCCGGGACGTCACGGAGTCGTTCTCCGTCCTGGGTGTGATGGGACCGCGCTCGCGCTCGCTGCTCGCGTCGCTGTCGGCCGACGACTGGTCCGACGAGGGGTTCCCGTTCGCGACGTCCCGCGAGGTGACGATCGCCGGCGTCGAGGTCCGGGCCACCCGGATGACCTACGTCGGCGAGGTCGGCTGGGAGCTGATGGTGCCGGTCGCCGACGCGGTGACCGTCTACGACGCCGTCGTCGCCGGCGGTGCGACCGACGCCGGCTACTACGCGATCGAGTCGCTGCGGCTGGAGAAGGGCTACCGCGCCTTCGGCCGGGAGCTGACGCCCGACTACGGCCCGGTCGAGGCGGGGCTGGTCTTCGCCACCGCGCTCAAGGGCGACAAGGACTTCCTCGGCCGGGCCGCCCTGACCGCCCACCGGGAGTCGCTCGCGACCGGTGGACCGCGGCGGCGCCTGGTGTCGCTGGTGGTCGAGTCGCCCGATCCCATGCTGTGGGGCGGCGAGCTGCTGCTGCTCGACGGCGCCCCCGTCGGCCAGGTCACCAGCGCCGCCTGGGGCAAGACGGTCGGCTCCTGCGTCGGCCTCGGCTACCTGCGCCACGACGGGCCGGTGACGTCCGACTGGCTCGCCTCGGGTGCCTTCGAGGTCGACGTCGCAGGGGAGCGGTACGCCGTACGCCCGTCGCTGAAGGCTCCGCTCTAG
- a CDS encoding phosphotransferase, producing MTEVPPLDRLATLAGRSWRVQELPGGLTNTNFHVTGDDGLDPVIDVVVRWSQGDATLLGIDRDAEAFNTAAAADAGVGADVLEYRPDLSMLVISFLPGRSLDNADFADPGVLARAASATRELHAGPRFQGDFDMFTRRAAYLSTVQERGYGLPPGYLDHADAWDAVRRALAVRAQPTVPCNNDLLAANFIDDGTRCRLIDYEYSGNNDACFELGNTATECDLTPEQVEAYTEAYFGTPTRADLARVRLQMLVSEYGWSLWGFIQAAASPIDYDFEGWGMERYEKAVATLRGPDLRRLLEDVVS from the coding sequence GTGACCGAAGTCCCCCCGCTGGACCGCCTCGCCACCCTGGCGGGGCGGTCCTGGCGCGTCCAGGAGCTGCCGGGCGGCCTGACCAACACCAACTTCCACGTCACCGGCGACGACGGGCTCGACCCTGTGATCGATGTCGTCGTCCGGTGGTCGCAGGGCGACGCCACGCTGCTCGGGATCGACCGCGACGCCGAGGCCTTCAACACGGCGGCCGCGGCCGATGCCGGGGTGGGTGCGGACGTGCTCGAGTACCGGCCCGACCTGTCGATGCTGGTCATCTCGTTCCTGCCGGGCCGGTCGCTCGACAACGCCGACTTCGCCGATCCGGGGGTCCTGGCGAGGGCTGCCTCGGCGACCCGCGAGCTCCACGCCGGACCGCGCTTCCAGGGGGACTTCGACATGTTCACGCGGCGGGCGGCGTACCTCTCGACGGTGCAGGAGCGGGGCTACGGGCTGCCGCCGGGCTACCTCGACCATGCCGACGCCTGGGACGCCGTACGCCGAGCGCTCGCCGTCCGCGCGCAGCCGACCGTGCCCTGCAACAACGACCTGCTCGCCGCCAACTTCATCGACGACGGGACCCGTTGCCGGCTCATCGACTACGAGTACTCCGGCAACAACGACGCCTGCTTCGAGCTCGGCAACACCGCCACGGAGTGCGACCTCACGCCCGAGCAGGTGGAGGCGTACACCGAGGCCTACTTCGGGACGCCGACGCGCGCGGACCTGGCGCGGGTGCGGCTGCAGATGCTGGTGAGCGAGTACGGCTGGTCGCTCTGGGGCTTCATCCAGGCGGCGGCGAGCCCGATCGACTACGACTTCGAGGGGTGGGGGATGGAGCGCTACGAGAAGGCGGTCGCGACCTTGCGCGGTCCAGACCTGCGACGACTGCTGGAGGATGTCGTCTCGTGA
- a CDS encoding amino acid permease yields MPEAHEPVVPAHHGPELTEDEKHLAKLGYKQELSRSWSGFSNFAISFSIISILAGCFTTFGQAWSNGGPIAITWGWPVISIFILIIGFTMSELVSAYPTSGGIYWWAAKLGGPMAGFYTGWLNLIGLIAVTASVAYGAANFVDILLGLFSDSWAADYSLKRVFIEFVIILFIAALANIFSSHLLAVVNNISVWWHVAGAALIIGILIIVPDNHQSIGWVMSERINNSGYNDGSTSGTMFWFLVLPLGFLLTQYTITGFDASAHLSEETASASNAAAKGIWRSIFYSAVGGWILLLALLFAVQDQGAVTDSINQGYYGSDVILGQALGTNAHIVVIAISAFGQLFCTTACLTSASRMTFAFSRDGAIPGSRLWSKVSKTKVPANAVIFVSVIAGLITLPALIEVNIGTADAPIILPTAFYAVVSVAVIGLYLAFAIPIFLRWKIGDAFEVGAWNNGKKYKWMNLVAVAEIVVICIYFILPLYPVGWPTEEGFSWKFVNYAPILTGGTILLVTIWWYASARKWFTGPKVTIDEAVLEAFGD; encoded by the coding sequence ATGCCCGAAGCGCACGAGCCGGTCGTCCCGGCTCATCACGGCCCCGAGCTCACCGAGGACGAGAAGCACCTCGCGAAGCTCGGCTACAAGCAGGAGCTGTCCCGTTCGTGGTCCGGCTTCTCCAACTTCGCGATCTCGTTCTCGATCATCTCCATCCTGGCCGGTTGCTTCACGACCTTCGGCCAGGCGTGGAGCAACGGTGGCCCGATCGCCATCACGTGGGGCTGGCCGGTCATCTCGATCTTCATCCTGATCATCGGCTTCACGATGTCGGAGCTGGTCTCGGCCTACCCGACCTCGGGCGGCATCTACTGGTGGGCGGCCAAGCTCGGCGGCCCGATGGCCGGCTTCTACACCGGGTGGCTGAACCTGATCGGCCTGATCGCGGTCACCGCCTCCGTGGCGTACGGCGCCGCCAACTTCGTCGACATCCTGCTCGGGCTCTTCAGCGACAGCTGGGCGGCTGACTACAGCCTCAAGCGGGTGTTCATCGAGTTCGTGATCATCCTGTTCATCGCGGCCCTCGCCAACATCTTCTCCAGCCACCTGCTGGCCGTCGTCAACAACATCTCGGTGTGGTGGCACGTCGCGGGTGCGGCGCTGATCATCGGCATCCTGATCATCGTCCCGGACAACCACCAGAGCATCGGGTGGGTGATGAGCGAGCGGATCAACAACTCCGGGTACAACGACGGCTCCACCAGCGGGACCATGTTCTGGTTCCTGGTGCTGCCCCTCGGCTTCCTGCTGACGCAGTACACGATCACCGGCTTCGACGCGTCCGCCCACCTGTCGGAGGAGACGGCATCGGCGTCGAACGCCGCGGCCAAGGGCATCTGGCGCTCGATCTTCTACTCCGCCGTCGGCGGCTGGATCCTGCTGCTCGCGCTGCTCTTCGCAGTCCAGGACCAGGGTGCCGTGACCGACAGCATCAACCAGGGCTACTACGGGTCCGACGTGATCCTCGGGCAGGCGCTCGGCACCAACGCCCACATCGTGGTGATCGCGATCTCCGCCTTCGGCCAGCTCTTCTGCACCACCGCCTGCCTGACGAGTGCGTCGCGGATGACGTTCGCCTTCAGCCGGGACGGTGCCATCCCCGGCTCGCGGCTCTGGTCGAAGGTGTCGAAGACCAAGGTCCCCGCCAACGCCGTGATCTTCGTGTCCGTGATCGCGGGCCTGATCACCCTCCCGGCCCTGATCGAGGTCAACATCGGGACCGCCGACGCACCGATCATCCTGCCGACGGCGTTCTACGCCGTGGTCTCGGTGGCGGTGATCGGGCTCTACCTCGCCTTCGCGATCCCGATCTTCCTGCGCTGGAAGATCGGCGACGCCTTCGAGGTCGGCGCCTGGAACAACGGCAAGAAGTACAAGTGGATGAACCTCGTCGCGGTCGCCGAGATCGTGGTCATCTGCATCTACTTCATCCTGCCGCTCTACCCGGTCGGCTGGCCCACCGAGGAGGGCTTCAGCTGGAAATTCGTCAACTACGCCCCGATCCTCACCGGCGGCACGATCCTGCTGGTGACGATCTGGTGGTACGCCTCGGCCCGCAAGTGGTTCACGGGACCGAAGGTCACCATCGACGAGGCCGTGCTCGAGGCGTTCGGCGACTGA